In Telopea speciosissima isolate NSW1024214 ecotype Mountain lineage chromosome 10, Tspe_v1, whole genome shotgun sequence, the DNA window GGAAAGCAACAGTGTAAATAGAGGATTAATGATCACTTTTCTTCAAAATTAATCTGGGATTGATCCCAATATGGGTAGTACTTACAAATGCTATAGAAGCATTGAGATGATGATATGCCATGAACTCCCACTAAGTAGATCTTTTTTCCTTGTTATATGTCTTAAAAAGGCCATCACCCAAAAGTGGTCTTGGGAGGACGAAATTTAACTactacacttgtagcaggaacattcctgctacaagactggcagccaaggaaatgggatcttaaagggtaatttagaaaataccaaaacctaaaagggtatttatgaacccaaagggaagCGAcgtattccatttccttggctgctagccttgtacTAGGTCGTGCTACACTTGTCAGCAAAAATTTTTCAAactttttaggattttttgaaAGTGATCGTTCTCAAGACTCAAATTTGGGCATATTGTAATGGTCCTTTCTTGATTAATATCTTGATGAATAGGATCAAATTTCCCCTCATCCATAATGAAGAAGGAATTTCTTCACCCTCACCATAGCAGGGTTGCATTAAGGTAGGGTAGTTTCGACTCTGTAGATAGAAGATGGGAGTGTAATGATGAAACAAGATTTAATCACGAGATCTTAATACTTTTGGAGAAGGAAAACTTATTCATTCTCCACTGGTGAAGCAAAACTCATTCTTCTACAATTTTTCAAACTCAATAAGatctgaagaagaaaatggaggctgttgagaataagacaagaggAGCTACTTTACAATTCAAGCTCCCCAGTTTCTCCTCAAAACtcttgtaaaattttttttttcctattaaaTAAGTTAAAAATGGAAATCGGATCATATTATACAGACAGCGGTTGAGTGGAGAAGTTATTTTTCTGATGATAGGAACAATACTTTAAAATTTGCAAGTGGGACTTCTTTCTCATCAGCAGAAATTACATAATTCTTCTTAACGGTTTCAGAGCACTTTCACAAGTCACAACAAAACACACTTGCCTATTAGTAGAGAAacatgtttcttttattttaagttacaAGGAGTATATTCTTTTTTCATTTGCTTTAAACAAGTGTGGAGTACTGTGTTATGTAAGTGACTTGTTTGACTTTGCTTGCTTTTTCCTGAGAGGATAGATGACTATACTTGGTTGTGGCCCCAGTTATGTGATGCAaccaagagggagagagggagctAGAGGTAGGATTTTGCACCCAAAAAGTTTATGTTTGGatgttaagaaaagaaaataatatgaaaaaaatttaaaaagaaaaatttgactttgaggagagagagacacataaaTCATTGTGTCATcgtgatttttattttatatatatatatatatatatattttttcttttcttaccttccaaacatagcctacaTGTTGTTAAACCAAAGGTGGATCCTATGATCCATTGATTCCATTCAATTGAAAGTTGTCACATCATTTTCCATTTGACTCAATTCAAATGGGACCGACTTTACCTCCACCCAAGGTGAATGGGATCTTATTCACCGAGGGGCAAGAGAGGTTAGGAATGGTTATTGAGAGGGTATTTTTGAACATATCAAAACCCTACGAGATGGATGAACcatcatcctctatgggtggaggaaaacttaatTTATCCAATTTATTGATTATATTTCACAGTCGACTATTTCATTTTCGCCAATTGCTAAATAAACCCTCATCACCAACAAAGGATGGGAATTGTTTTGTCTAGACAAactataataatttttttttaaaaaaaaggcaaacTGCAATCAATATCAGTGGAAGGAGGCAAGGaactatcccaaatagaatccCTATCAAAACTTGAATGAAATTTTCAGTGTCATCAGCAAGCATTCACTTGAGTGAACATGTTGAGaaatgaataagaagaaaaattggAGTGGGGGCAAGATGCATGCCTACACATGCACTGTGATCACCATATGGCAGTTAGGGTTTATAGCCTAAATTTAATGGGTAAGTACTTATCTTAAATTTCAAATCAATCTGACTTCTCTATGTGTCATTATAAACTCTTATGATCCAGTGAAAATTGTGTAAGAAAATTGGGATTGCTTGAACAAGAGCGTTTTGTTAGAAGATCAAGAGAAAAAACATTGTCGAACAAGAAATTTATCTCCTCAAGTGCAGTGCCCTGaccagtgcaccacacttgagaatccaactgTCCACCCAACACtagaaaaggataaaaaatcacTGCTCATGTTtttacggttggattcttaTGTGTGGAGAGCTGGGCatttgagaggatgaaaatacTTGTGGGACACTAGCGGTAtcaaatttgaaaagtaaaatttaTTGTCAAAAGATTAAAATGCCAAATCATCTTGTCCACatggcaaaaaaaaagaaagaaagtgtaaGTGTGAGAACAATTCCTATAACAAGCATGTATACAGTTAGGAGTTAGCTGTAATATACTGTGGCTAGTTGTAATATGTTGTAATGTTTTATTCTCTGCAATTTATAACTCTGTAATATTTCCTTTTCCATGTAAAGTCTTTCCTTGGTTGGTCTTACCATgtaaaactctctctctctctctctctctctccctccctttctTTTTATAGATTGCCTATTCCATAATAATGAATTAAGACAATAAGATTTACCTCTTCACATGATCCCAATTAATAGAGATTACCACTTCCATCTCTTCagtaaaatttcattttgaaataaataaaatgttttaaattgagttgaaacttgaaagtgaCAATAAAATTACAAGAATAACACTAGATTTCTATATAATGAAAATGGTATACTCGCCACCTTCTCCACATGTTCATTCAAGTGAACATGTAGGAAGGAATTTCTACAATGGATGTGTAGGAAATAGGAACTccattttttgataaataatttgttttattttagttatttgtttGTGGGATATCAGCCACCTTCTCCAGCCCCATTGGTTGGCTATCAATTTTTTGAATTCTTATCAGTCTATCATCAATCCAGTCTTGATtgtttatatataaaaaagacaaaagatttTATGCACGACAGTGCTTATGCAACCAGGTTGTATACACAATcatgcccatccaatggttaAAAACACGATCGATCAATCATGATGTCCGGACACCACGGCCGTATACAAAACATCTCCCttataaaaaatattgaatttttatCAATTTTATTAGATTTTTTGACATCCCTACTGGCCTTGATAAGGCTGAGGTTTGTCCAGTCGGAAAATTTGGACTAGGATCGACCACAATTTAAtacgatttttatttttttggtaaaaaatataATAGGATCAGGTACCGCAATTGGTGAAATCCGGCCCAAAACTGGACGGGTTACcatcccaagtcccaaccacTGGTCCATTTGTGTGGAGGTGGAAGCATTGGGATATCTCAACTGATTCGGTGAACTCGATCAGGAGAGTGGATTTGAGTCATTTGACTGAGGACGAGTTGACTCACCAATGTAGTTGAAtttatggaaaaaaataaattggaacAAAAAAGATTGGATAACCAAAAGGAAAAGACCAAacgaagaactgaagaagaaaactTAGATCAAACACATTCTTCACAAAAACAAATTTGTAGCAGTAGAATCCAATTTCTCATTTCTCCATGAACTTTGAAAACCCAGTTGGGGTATCTATCCAGACGGTTCATACAATGCCACCATTGTTACCATAAACCACGGATGATGTGCACAGCAAACTGCTAATGGAACGAGCTTTCACCATACcaatcttctttctcttctctgtgCTCATCAGTGgtttcccttcctcttcttcatcttcatctaaTAAATCATCCTCTTCATCCTTGTCTATGGACGAAGACAAAGATGATGATAGTGACCACCTACGCTTATTAAGCCCAGCAATAATGGAGGAAGCATTTGTGCGAACAGTGTTCATGCTCCTGAGCCTCCCTTTGCCCAAGTGATGCTCACATAGAGAGTAACCCACAAGGGTTGGTTGGCAGCATCTCCATCCTCTACCATTCACACGACTACATCTGGATCCCTCCATCACCACTCCACGActccctctcttcttcacaTTATCATTACTTCTTCCACCACTGTTCGTTAATGtctcctcctttccttcttcttcttcttcgtctttgtTGTCGTCATTATTTTCTGGGTGAACACATCTCTTGTTGGTTTTAGTTTTCAGAATGGTTCTCATCTTTTTCCCCTTATCCGCCATCGTAGTCTCTTCTATTGCTTTACGGTCGAAactccctcttcttttcttcaatggaAACGCTTTCTCTCCTTCACACCATCTTCCAACTACTTCACGTTCAACATATAGATTATAGAACAACAAGAATACCCATTTTATACAGTAATAGTTGTTGCATTTGGGAAATGGAGGAAACTCTCTTTACAGGTTATTGGAAGAGATATTCAccatctaccaaaaaaaatatataaaataaaataaagaagagataTTCACCTTgattgaaggaagaagataacAACCCATTAGCCCCAATCTCATCATTAGCCTTCGTATTCAAACTACTTCCATTCCTGGTGGTAAACCCAAGATAATGAAAATTCACATTCTacacaaacaaacacaaatacACACAGAGACACAGATGCACACGCATACATGGAGATTGGAGAATATATAACAATGGTGGGTGGGTATACACCTCAGCATTGCGCATTACAGATGGGGATCAGACTCTCGTGCTAAGATGCACCAGGTGCATATGATGTTGCTCATGGGATGGAGTTAATTTTGCCTATGTTTGcatttcagagagagagagagagagagagagagagagagagagagagagggggggagggtgttgatgatgaGACAAATAAGAAGAAATTGGGAGTTTCAGATTAAGTTTTACTTACATGGAATTGTTAAAGAGCACGCGCCATCGCTTCCCTTTTGTCTTTTCATCTCCTTGCAAACCCTGCACCGATccatcagagagagagagagagagagagagagtattgcACCGATGGTAAGAGGGAAAACCGCTAAGCTTAGCTTTGGTAAGAACTTAGAACCGATTAAAccgaggaaaagaaaagaaagaccgTTTCAGAAGTAGAGGCAgtgcagaaaaaagaaaatgatggaaTAAGGGCTAACCATACCTTGTCGCCCTGAGATGGAGTGTTGGGGCACATGCAGTAGCTCTCGTACTTGGTTTTCTTCGGTTCCTCTTCTTGTCCTCCGACGCCGTCGGAGCAAATCCAGCCGTCCTTCACCCTTACGATCGTCAGCTGCAGATCCGAAGAGGAACGGTGCCGATTCACTTCGAGGTTGAGCGGCAGTGGAGGGGATGGATTTGAATAAGTTTGTGTTTGAGGCTGCTGATGATGATCAAGATGGGtagtctcttcttcttttactgtTACAGAAGTTGGATCTCTTCCATTTAGTTGTTGTTGAGGCTTTGATCCTTTTGCTTTCGCCTCTTTCTGTTGTTCTTCTTCGGGCCCTTCTCGACCGGCTTTACTATCTGGTTTCAGTTGTTCCTCCGGCGAGGGCACCTTGTGAAGTTGAAAACCTGGTGGAATAGTCGGgcagagagaagagaaaggcaATGGTACGGATCGCTTCCTAATCCTCATCTATGGCTTTGATTTGATCTAACAAGGGCGATAGATAGAGAGAGCTTTGCAGAAGAATTTCGGCGACGAACGGAGGGAGAGGTGCAGAAACtgttttagagagagagaggattttgcagtctctctcacacacactcactctctctctttctctctcccactttattttttttgatgtaCCACACACGGTGCACACGCACCACGCATCACGTATCACGCACGTACAGATACGCTTGGGGAGAAGGTGAAGGAGAGTAGATGAGCGCGTGTGATGGCGTTGGCACCGCTTTTGGGCATCACCGGTGACTGGGGTAACCCTATTCCACAATTGCGAACGATGCCACAGACAggctggaggagagagaaagagaggaagccAAAGTGGCTAACATTAAAATATGATGGGACCCTTTAACCCAAGGGAGTGGTGGCCTTCTCTTGTCGTTGGGGCAGGGGaggggtgtcaaaagttggACCGCGCTTAGTTAGTCCGATCTGATGAACTGAATGGTTGAAGCCAGAGACCGGCTCAGACTGATTGCTATGACCGACCAACAATCGTCAATTTATACTTTTTAGCCTGATTATAGTCCATTTATGGCTGGTTTAAGGATGTTTTTATAACTTGATTATTCAATCAGCCCGTTTGATTGTTTGAAACCTAACTACCTTCAGCTGTATTATGGATCAGTAATCGTCCAACCAAATTGAAATGTGTCCATGCCTTAGCTTACGATGCCCAAATACTTTAATGACCGAAAACGGTGATAGATCTCAAATTGATGGGGACTGATTAGACTCAACTGACACCAATTAGCTTGATCAATTTGAtaacccgattggggtaagatGGGTCCGCACTTAAAACAATGACCCAACAACCCAAGTGCCTATGCTCACTTGTCAAATCTAACTATTGTTTAAGGTATGGTTTGGTTCACCTATGTAGGCATACGTCTCGGTATCATTCGAAACCGATATTAATCTGATATGGATTATTGACATGATtatgaaaatccaaaaaataccTTTTGTCCAAAGGGTATGGTATCTGTATCTTTGAGGGCAAAATCAACCAACATCTATACAGATCGATGCTGGGTACGGTATCGGTTCCGATACTGCCgatatcaaaccaaaaaatgataCCGGATGCCTAAAAGTCAGACTCTAATCCTTTTTCGAATTCCTAGTCATCCATCCCTTACCGGTCTACCCAAACACAACCCAATTCAATCCGGCCGGTCCAGCTCAAAGTGTGGATCCGTAGCCGACTAGCCGAgccatctctatctctctttctttgggTAGACATCTGTACTTGACGGCTCTGGCAGACGGAGGGAAGAAGATGTTCCCTTGTTGCCTGGGTTCATGTCATACTCAAGGGACCCACAACGGATAATATTCTCCCTCCTCTGTGAAGGTTGTAGTGTTGGGCCCTTTTTCCTTGGTTGACACTTGACGGTGAGACGCAGGTGGAATCGGAAACCAGTGAACCACTTACCCGGACTGCATCACGCCGCGTACCCCGAAGGTTAGGGAGCGAggggatccacatcctctacttccattatATGTACTTTCATCCTACTTCCTTTGCTTCTCAGCTTGCCACCTGTTTTTTTGAGCATCTAACGACTGAGATTTAATGAATTCAAAAATTTTTGATTTCACTTTAGATTTATCTGAACCACTATAAACCTCACTcaatccaacccaacccaaccagTTCTTAtcgatcaaaccaaaccaaagtccattgaagaagaagagacaaaaaTGGAGTCATTGAAGATGAGACTCTTCGCCGCTGTGATCCTCATGGTCTTGGCCGTCTCGGCGGTTCAGAATGTAGCAGCAGccaggggtgtcaattctaggcgCAATCGAGCCCGCTTGGTTAAAGCCTGATCCAGACCGGACCGGACAGATTCTTAAACGTGTCGTGCTTAAGCCCGACAAGTTTAATAATAGGGCGGTCCCgatgtggggtcctagcccgtcgggCGCCCGATCTGACCGATCGTTTTcaagcccgacctagcccgcccAACTACAGCCtaacctagcccgaccctttaagcAAACCACCCTCCATTAATCCATTTAGCCCACCTGATAACCCTCCCTCTTTTCCTATTTAACTCCTTAAAATGATTAGCCCATTAAGCCCAAATTAATGGACAATTCAATTGATGGGTTTCCTTAACTCAAAAAAATGTTTATATTCTTCTCCATAAGCTTCTCATTTCATAGAATCAGAACCAGACATATACAAAAAGGGCTGGGGGTGTTCTTGctccaaagagaaaacaaatagcagGACGAACCCAGTACCGTCAATGATGATTGAGCTGATAAGTATAAGCACTTCATAAATTTgagttaattataattataaaaagaaacaaatcagtaaataaaaaactaataaacataagttcttccttttttttggtagaaactaataaacataagttcaggaaaagattatggtttgaaaaattgggtttggatttgggtcttgaatgtgttttggtggaaacccatttctcttctctttattttttcaagtaGGAATTTAATTCTGTAAAGGCGCGATTAAGACCTGGGTAAGGCCCGATGAAGAGTTAAACAGGCCCACAACCAGGTTAAGAGCCGATTAAGCCCGATTTTAGtacccgattaaagaccgataCCGACCGAACCCCAATCGAGCCCGACATGGCCCGGACCGAATACGTAAATGGTCGGACGCGGTGCAGCCTGcacaattggtgaggcccggctaggcTCGACAGaacccgaccgagcccgaccggttgacaccccgaGCAGCAGCTGAAGCTCTGGTAGTAGAACGAAAACGAACTAGACACATGACAACTTCACCTATAACTCGGAATCCATCACATTCACTTACACTTTCCCAACCTTGAGTTTCCTCTCAGCTTGACTTTCAAGACCCTCTCCATCTTCGCTAACACAGCCTGGTTAGGAACAGCTTTCTCGTTCTTGTACTCCTGAACTAGTTGTAGCTTCTTGTTGATCTGCTTAGCTAGATCGGCCTGACTCATCTTCTTAGCCAACCGTGCCTTTTGTATGACTTGTCTCACATCTGCCGCTACTCGGTTCAACGCCGCCAGTTCCGTCTCCTCGTCGAGTTTCCTGGCGTTGACAGCCGTTGCCGGTGGTTTCTTGTTCGATCCCGCGTCAAACTTTTTTATCGTCTGAACCTCTGTACCCacacttctttccttttctccgGATGTTAAGGGTTGAAAGAGTGGATGAAATCGGATGTGGAAAACTATAGAATTAGCTCTGTAAGAAATCTGTgtaaagaaaacagaaatatTCTGTAGTGGTTGataaattttctctttcttctaccTTGGGTATCATCTTCTTTTTATTGATACTGTTGGATAGTTCGAGATTTTTTAGGGGATTCGTACGGGTTTTACCTCCCAATCAACGAAAAGAAATTGACGAAATTGTTACGTAATAAGATTGAGTTTAATTTCTGCAAATATTCTCCACTTGTTTCTCGATTGAAGATGGCAAATTTAATTATCACTTAATATATAGTTGATTCAGCCCCAATCCTCATGGTCATTGAAGAAGGATTTGTTTGGGTGTGATTTGAGATTGTAATTTCAGATTTTCTTTAACCTATGTTGTATAtctctcgatttttttttcttattcggATGAGACGAGACGGGAGAAGAAGGAGGTTTAGGGCAAGAAAGCGATGAACAGAgtggaaggaaagggaagaagaggtgtgattaacagattttttttctgtttggaaTTTCGATTGATGTCTTCATTGTCTTAGCAACAATaaatttgttttccttttctttaaattttagatTTCGTTATTtgaatgcttttgatttgttcCTGATTCTTGAAGATGTGTGGTAGCAGTAAGCAAAGTGGCCGTGGCTGGCAACCCAACTCTCTAATTTCTCTTCAGCTCTATTCGATGTTCGTTGCTTATGAGTTTgtgggaagaagaagtggaacGAGAAGAAGGGTCTGAGAGCAGAGCAACGGCAGTTTGTGTTGGATTTGGGAAGAAAGGTCATTCAAAACTCACCTTCTTCAGGTTCATGGAACGACGGTTTGATGGGAGAAGAGAGCAGCAACGGCGGTTCTTCTCTTCGTTTGGGAAGAAGGGTTtgaacttgaacaaaatgatgTAGATGATTttaagttagggttttgaaaatggACTTTGGTTTGGTGTGATCGATAAGAACCgaatgggttgggttgggttggtttggtttgagtGGGTTTATAGTGGTTTAGATAGGGCTAaagtgaaattcaaaaaattttgaattcattGAATCACAGTCATTCGATGCTCAAAAAGACAAGTGGCGGGCTGAGAAGCGagggaagtaggatggaagtacataTAGTGGAAGTAGATGATGTGGATCCGGAGTGAgggaccgagagagagagagagagaaatattaaaattttaataaaatattaatctataagggttttttattttcccaaaCCTTGCAAGACATTTCTAGCTGCCACATTAATAGATAATGTGCTGATTCAAACTGTTGGATAAAGAGGtattatcaaaattttcaatataaTCAAATCAAGAGAGAGGATTCTTTCGGTGGGTGAATCGTCCTTTAccgggtggagggaaactttctCCATAAAGAAATGTAATATTTGGTGcttaattaattagttaattGGTAGGAAAGAAACCCTCTTTGGTTTTTCACCACCCCAAATCCAGCCATACAAAACCTTAAGGTCCAGTGTCCCCCATCTTCGATCCTTACCATCGGCTTTAAGATATAATATTGATAGAGTAGTACATACAATGGAAATAGTGGGATCCAGACCCTCTACGGCGCGCTGTCTGTAGCGGTATATGTGGTGCAGATTGAGCCACGAGTGTAAAGAtcgtcttacccctgcccaaacgccttacCCGAATGGGGTAAGACAGTTATTGCACGCACGGCCCAGTCTGCAACGCACAGATCgctacgggcagctgggccgtagacgatctgaattggAAATGGTGTCAATGTTCTTCAAGTGGGCGATCCTACTTGCAGATGGCCTGCTTATTGGGTTAGGCCTGGCCGCATTTAGATTTTAGAACCAGGCACCTCTCTTTGTCTGGTAACAGATTAAATAATGAAACACATATGAGCAACGAAGCTAATGGCTGaatactaattttttttagtgCAGTTTTAGGGTTAATTAAGCGCGTATAGGGAGGAACAGCCATTAATTGCTAAATCGTACACGGAAGTGGCAGCAAAATGGGTTTCGTTTTTTGCTTCAATTCTCTGAGTACTAAAGCTCTGCAAGGGCAGTAGTACTGTGCCATGATGCATGCATGCTTatcatatatttatttatatatcaAATATGCATTCCAGATAACGATGAACATCACCGACCTCTTAATCCCATAAGAGCTTGGGGAATATTAAAATTAAGTTCTAATACCCACTAAATCACTGATCAGCTTAATTTAAACTCATGACTAATCTTAATGGTGGGTTACGTACATTGGCAATGGTGGTGCTCCGGATACCGCCAAGCACGCACCCGCCGCCACCGCCTTATCTTACACCACTTAGTAGCTTTAAAAACATAATTAAATCTTAATGCTAGCTACTTAAAAACCCATTATTTGCTATTTCAAACCATTGTTTTGTGCTATAAATAATGGATTCCACCTAGAATTAATGTGTATCCATTACATTACCCATTAGCCATTATAAGAGTCCCTTGTGTTGCAGTCCAGGCTAGCAGCTTTTGCTTTTCTGACCCACTTCTCTTAAACTCTCTTCGATCGATCATAACAAAGAAAACCAGCAATGAAGTCTTTGCTTATCATATTTTCACTGATTCTGTGTTCTAGTATTATAACTGTGAGATCCCAGTTAACCACTGATTTCTACGACAATACATGTCCTAATCTTCTCAAAATTGTTCGTCAAGAGATCAAGAAAGCTATCGAGAACGAAATGCGAATGGCAGCTTCCTTGCTCCGACTCCACTTCCATGATTGCTTTGTAAATGTGAGCATTCTGACACCATTTGTTAGGGACTTGTGTAGAaatcatccttaaaagctagccATTAAGGACAGAGTGCTCAAGTACCTATGTAATTtaatttatcttcttctctactttGTACAGGGTTGCGACGCATCGTTACTCTTGGACGGGAGTGATGGTGAGAAATTTGCTGGCCCAAACTTAAACTCTGCAAGAGGATTTGATGTTGTGGATACTATCAAGAGTGCTGTTGAAAGTTCATGCAGTGGAGTGGTATCCTGTGCTGACATATTAGCTATCACAGCCAGAGATGCTGTCCTTTTAGTAAGCTCGATCTCTTACATCCTTTTAATTTGATAATTATCTCCATTAGTAGTTAGAAGCAGATGAGAATTTAATGGTGAATTAATGCAATAATTTTGCAGAGTGGAGGACCTTCATGGAAAGTTCTCCTAGGAAGAAGAGATGGGTTGGTGGCAAATCAAACAGGAGCAAACACTggccttccttctcctttcgaGACCTTGGATAAAACCATCGAGAAGTTTGCTGCTGTAGGTCTTAATCTCACTGATGTTGTATCCTTATCAGGTATGTATCAGTACTTATTCATtcccgtttcacctaaaagctcaaactgtTAGAGAAAGACAGCATCaatatatacatcaacactcccttGCACGCACGTGTAGACCAAaatcccatggtccttgcatACCGGGGGAGAAGTGTTGACCCTTAATTACTGAATTTTTGCATTTTCGAGAGTCGAACAATATTCGACCTAAAAGCTCAAACTCTTAGGGAAGAGCTATCAATTTCTAGCTACAAAGAACAAGACTGATctgtttgttattttatgtgGGTTTTCTCTGCAACTTTAATTAGGAGGTCATACAATAGGGTTGGCAAAGTGTGCCACTTTCAGTCAAAGGTTGTTCAACTTCTCCGGGACAGGTGCACCAGATAGTACTTTGGAAACTAACATGCTTTCCGATCTACAAAATCTCTGCCCAACAAATGGTGATGGGAACAAGACCACAGCTCTTGATCGGAACTCAACTGATCTATTTGATAACCATTACTTCAAGAACCTGCTGAATGGAAAGGGTCTTCTCCTTTCAGATCAAAATCTCTTTTCAAGTGATTTGGCTGTTTCAACTACAAAAACACTTGTGGGAAGTTATAGCAATgactcttcccttttcttcaaCACTTTTGCCAGTTCCATGATCAATATGGGTAATATTAGTCCTCTTACTGGATCAGCTGGCCAGATACGCAAGAACTGCAGGGTAGTCAACTGAGacttgcagagagagagagagagagagagagagagagagagagagcccttTTCGTAAAAAACTATATTGTACTTTGAGTGTGTCTCTACCACATCTTATTGCTCTTAATTACATGTATAATTAAGTTAAATCTAAAATTATCTTATAGAATAGACTAGTTAAAATGATCATGTGAGGTTTGAGAAGTAGTACTTCTAATTAGGTCTCAAAGTTAGGGCAGTTTATAGTTCCATGAGAGTTCTGTGTGTATTTCTAGCTACCACAGAGAGCAAATAT includes these proteins:
- the LOC122643068 gene encoding uncharacterized protein LOC122643068 isoform X1, producing the protein MRIRKRSVPLPFSSLCPTIPPGFQLHKVPSPEEQLKPDSKAGREGPEEEQQKEAKAKGSKPQQQLNGRDPTSVTVKEEETTHLDHHQQPQTQTYSNPSPPLPLNLEVNRHRSSSDLQLTIVRVKDGWICSDGVGGQEEEPKKTKYESYCMCPNTPSQGDKGLQGDEKTKGKRWRVLFNNSMNGSSLNTKANDEIGANGLLSSSFNQVVGRWCEGEKAFPLKKRRGSFDRKAIEETTMADKGKKMRTILKTKTNKRCVHPENNDDNKDEEEEEGKEETLTNSGGRSNDNVKKRGSRGVVMEGSRCSRVNGRGWRCCQPTLVGYSLCEHHLGKGRLRSMNTVRTNASSIIAGLNKRRWSLSSSLSSSIDKDEEDDLLDEDEEEEGKPLMSTEKRKKIGMVKARSISSLLCTSSVVYGNNGGIV
- the LOC122643849 gene encoding multiprotein-bridging factor 1c-like; translation: MNLKKISYRANSIVFHIRFHPLFQPLTSGEKERSVGTEVQTIKKFDAGSNKKPPATAVNARKLDEETELAALNRVAADVRQVIQKARLAKKMSQADLAKQINKKLQLVQEYKNEKAVPNQAVLAKMERVLKVKLRGNSRLGKCK
- the LOC122643068 gene encoding uncharacterized protein LOC122643068 isoform X2, encoding MRIRKRSVPLPFSSLCPTIPPGFQLHKVPSPEEQLKPDSKAGREGPEEEQQKEAKAKGSKPQQQLNGRDPTSVTVKEEETTHLDHHQQPQTQTYSNPSPPLPLNLEVNRHRSSSDLQLTIVRVKDGWICSDGVGGQEEEPKKTKYESYCMCPNTPSQGDKGLQGDEKTKGKRWRVLFNNSMNGSSLNTKANDEIGANGLLSSSFNQVGRWCEGEKAFPLKKRRGSFDRKAIEETTMADKGKKMRTILKTKTNKRCVHPENNDDNKDEEEEEGKEETLTNSGGRSNDNVKKRGSRGVVMEGSRCSRVNGRGWRCCQPTLVGYSLCEHHLGKGRLRSMNTVRTNASSIIAGLNKRRWSLSSSLSSSIDKDEEDDLLDEDEEEEGKPLMSTEKRKKIGMVKARSISSLLCTSSVVYGNNGGIV
- the LOC122643850 gene encoding peroxidase N, translating into MKSLLIIFSLILCSSIITVRSQLTTDFYDNTCPNLLKIVRQEIKKAIENEMRMAASLLRLHFHDCFVNGCDASLLLDGSDGEKFAGPNLNSARGFDVVDTIKSAVESSCSGVVSCADILAITARDAVLLSGGPSWKVLLGRRDGLVANQTGANTGLPSPFETLDKTIEKFAAVGLNLTDVVSLSGGHTIGLAKCATFSQRLFNFSGTGAPDSTLETNMLSDLQNLCPTNGDGNKTTALDRNSTDLFDNHYFKNLLNGKGLLLSDQNLFSSDLAVSTTKTLVGSYSNDSSLFFNTFASSMINMGNISPLTGSAGQIRKNCRVVN